TTGTCTAAAGAACATAAgccaaaaagaaggagaaaccAGCTTACCAAAtatagaagaagaaggtggAGAGGATagcgaggaagaagtcgaTATTGATTACAACCTGGCAAAGAACCTACTggagagcttcaagagccAGGGTGGTATGGCTGGGCCGACGGGTAATTTGCTAGGTATGATGGGCTTCCAACTCCCAcgagacgaggatgaagagaacgacatgaatgatgaagatgaggctGGTGACAGTTCATCaaaggggaagagaaaggcaaAAGCGTGATGCATTGGCAAACCATCACGGCGATCTGGTTGGCACAAGATAGAAACAAAACTCTTCTGAAATTGCTACGTGTGTACTGATCTAGCAGATCAACTCTAGTGAAAGGAGTCTAATATTCATATATTCGTGTATTGAAGACAATGCAAGTCAACAGTGCATAGCTGTTAGACGGCGTCctcttgatatcatcaggCTTCACTATCTTCCTCACTCTCTTGACCAGACCGTGGCCTCTTTGCAGGCGAAATCTCACCACTGGGGCGTCTGCGCCGCTGCCGACCCATatcgtcaagctcttccagccGAGCTAGCACACTGGCGAGGTGTTTTCGCGCCGCAAGCTCTTTCTTACTGCTGTCGTTCTGGGGTCTGTAATATTCTCCCACGAGAGCTACCAACGCGTGATAGCATTCGTATAGCAGGATTCGGATGTGTGCGTTTTCCCTATCTTCGATGATATTGGGTGACGCGGTGTCTTGGCCCGGTATCGGGTTATCAAAACCTCGCCAGAATTCGTCCGAGGGCGATGGTGTCTTGCTGAAGACGGAGGCTATGAGAGGGTCACCAAAGATACAGTTGCTCCATTGTCGTAATCCTGTTAGCTCGATTTGCTTCCCAACTAACTCCTCTGGTGTTGCGCGATCTTCTTTCTCGCTGGTATCGTCATGGATAGCTATTCTGTAGTCTGGTCGCCTCTTCCTCACAAGGTTCGATCTTCTGGACATACCGCGTGCTAATTTCGACTCTGGCACCCCTTTCAGTTCCTCAGCAGGCGACTTAAATTTCTTGGAAGTTTCGCAGATACGATACACTAATGTGTTCGAGTCTTCTCCGGCGTCTATGACAACTAGACTGGGATTTGTCACCGCATCGAGCAGATGTGCAAAGCGGGCAAACTGATATCGGACGTTTTTGTAGTTAAGCATAATGGTCAGATCCTCACCGTCACGGAGGACGGATTCAATCAAGCTATGAAACGCCACTCCCCATGAATCAGCGCCCTTTGAATCACTTAAGCTTCCCTCAAAACGTCGTGGCGGATGATGGACAACTGACGGCGGGACCGAGAGCACATCGGCAGCAATACCAAatttccttgttggtgaAACCTGACTGGCTATCCGACGGAGAAGTTGACCGGTTTGGAAGTCCACAATCCTTCGTTCGCTGTAACTTAGAGATTTAGAGAGTGCGGATATGGCTGCACCTCGTGGTGGTCGGACAAGGTTGTATTCAACTGGCGACATGCCGCTGACAGACTCATGCCTGATTAGGAGAGGCAGATACGCAGTCAACATATTATCAGGAGCCTCACTGCCCAACACCAATCCAGTGGCCTTGCTCATGGATTCTTTCGTAACAGAACTTGAGCagacttttctttctctgGAATTAGAAGAAAGCCACTTCAGCAAAGCAGCTTCTGAACCCAGTGTTGACTTTTCGGATCGCAGCAGGCGTATAACTGGAGGTGGAGGTAATGCCAGTAGAAGACTTGGGCCCTCGGTGACTTTAACATTATAAAGTCGTTGCAATCGAGCTGAAGGAATAACCTCAAGTTCTCTGACCGACAGACGAGGGCTGATACCACTGAGGAGGGAGAGGACGGAACTCTCTGGCGGAGCAGCCGCCATGGGGATGAGAGGTGAGGTAGGAGTAGGTTCAGTTGAGGAGGACTCAGTAAAGGCCAAGTCTCGGGCCGAACGGGGGATATTGTCATGTACAAGGTTGCAGCTCTTTTGCGCAACACAATGGCTCAGGAGGGGCAGACTGCCGTCGTCCCGAAGGGTGCATTGGTACGACAGTCGAGTCATAAGGAGACGGGTATATATGAGTAGGCGAAGCGAAATGTTTGGTCGTGGGATGCTCGGGAAGAAAGTGGCGGCTAGATGGAGGCGATGGTTGGCGAGGGTTGAAGGATAACTGTGCAGTAATCCATAAGAGAATGGGGTTCGGCCTCTGGCGAGTTTGACAGACTATATCAAAGGTAGAGCCGAGTACAACTGTTGTCTGCGATGCGTGCCTCGCAGACAAATACACAAACAGGGAGATGATCCTGTTGCAACACAGGATGAGACAAAGTTTTATGGCAGCAGAGGCGAGAGAGTGTATGGAGAAATTATGTGCTTTGACAAGTCGACATTGTTTAGGGCAAGAGTTAGGAATGATCTCTATGAGACTGGAAGAGGATAATATAAAGGAATGGTAATATGTGGTAGGTTGCGAGGGTTGGAGATCATAAGTTGATTATTAGCTTCGCTACATGGGTTGGCTTCGTCTTCTCGAACGCCTCGTGCGTATGTAAAAGCAAGCGAATAAAGCGACAGGTCAGGCAATCAGATCTCAAACAGGAAAAAGCAAGAACCAAAAAAAAGGTGCCTTTGGTGTAGGGATTAACGAGGGTAGAGAAGATGAAGTGTGTATTAGCGAGAGAAGCGCCAGCATTggtaggcaggcaggcatCGTTCGGACCCGAGAGAGTGAGGATCATGcatggttggtgatgttaATAGAAGGGAATAGCGGAATGACTAGACAGGGATGCATGTCACCGCTGGTCAGCAAAAGAGCAGAGAAGCGAGAATTATGGGAATGCGATAGTTTGGCCATGGGGGATTGGTCAATTGCCAGCAGCAAAGGTACCTTGAGTaaaggttgagaagggtCCACGCTCAAGAGGGCGGAATCTAGAACCGAGAGGCGGGGGATGTAAATGGTCGACGTAGCGAGCGAGACCTGGCCTGGCTTAAGTACAGTCAGCCAAGCAGGAAACGCATTATTACTTTATTTCTtcaagagaaacaaatgaCTGCCcgataatgatgatgatgacgatcGTGAAGCTTGGGGCAACGGCTGAGCTGAACTGATCTCAGCTGAGCTCACCGTCCCCCCTTTTCCTTTGACTCTTACCTTTAATCTTGAGTTTTGCAGCATCAGCATATGTAGGGACCCGATGCCAGCCCTGGCCGTATCATGAATGCATGCATGGATGAATGTATGCATGTGTTGTAATCATAGAAACAACCAGGCTTTGCAAGATCTTTCTTGTCCCTATCCCGCCAGAACGGTGAAGCCGAAGCTAGACGTCATTGAACGTAAAACTACGTTACATACTGATGCACTTAACTGACGATAAAcgaccaaaaaaaaaagggcGGAAACGAAATGAATGGGGAAATTTCCACTATACAGCACCACTCAGTCACAGTAACGTAGCAGCTGTTAGGTTACCGAGTGGGCAATCGCTTGCAGTCTTTAGCCTCAagcctcttttctctccccCAATTTGCCAAGACACAAGGGCGCGGAATGCTCCCCGAAGAACTACAGTAGAAGCATCGAAGGATCAAAGAGGTGAGACGAGACGATCTGACAACCTACTATAACTCATTCCTTATaattttgttgttttgttgtttgttgcAAAGGGTTTAGTCTAGAATCAGATCGCCATAGGCAAAGCGGACCGGAACGATTACCGCACTCGATCGAGCTTAACTACACCCGCTGTTCTGTAGTAGACTGTTTACTTAATGAATCTATTCTGTTAGAGTTCCACGACTATACGAAGGATGACAAGTCAGCATGTGAGTGTAAGCACCTCCTGTTCATAACCTTCGAGTATAACACGTCACAACTCTCTGCACATCTTCCTTCGTCCATGGACAAAACTGACGACGAGCGGAATGTCAGGCTCTAAATGAACCCATGCCTCTGGCGTGCATCGAGAAGCGAGTCGGGAAATTTATGATTGGCCAAGACAAGCGAAGCTGACCTGGAGCGCATTCCGTCAAGTCAAACCATCCCTGTCAAGACCCATCCCCTGAAGGTTGTTTGTTCTTTTACTCTTCGGTACGTACCTGCAATACTACCTTGTTACTATTACCTCCCAATTCAACCATCGCTCTATCAGAAATCTTCGCCTATTATACTACAGTTGGAACATGTTCTGACAACCAACTAAAGTAATTGGGGCCCATCTCAAGCCACTCCCGGTTTAATTTTACTATTCGGGAATGCAGCGGGCGAGAAATGAACCAAGTTAACCAGACTTGACTTTGTTTGTAGTCTCATCGTATATCAAAGGATCCTCCTGGTAACATACGAGGGCCTCAATATGCCCCTCTGAAACCCCAACGCAGTATATATGTGCGAATACGCGGTATGTAAGCATGGCTAAAACCGCCCTCACCATACACTGTACTTTCTTTGTCAAATCCTTTCTTTCACTCCCCCTCACATGAACAACAAGTCcagccatccatcatcttgcACTGCTCACCCTACTTACCTAGCCTTACGGCACGTCCCACATCCCGTGTGTCATGTGTGTACAACGAAGCTGGGGCTGGACAACAATATCCTGAGTTGTGCGCTAAAAACGGCCCCTACGTATCTCGATCCCAGCTGTGAGGTGACAGCGGCTTATGAAACCTGGACTATGGAGCGACAAAAGTCCTTCTAGGGATGAACCCAATTGTAGAAACCCCGTTCTTTTTCGGACTTCCATCAAACTCTGTCTAATGATGCATGCGATGATATATGCTAATTCGTCCTATGCGTGCCAGCCCACCGGCCATGATCCTTCCGTGGCCGCGTAAGTAATTATCCTTTTGCACCCTTCAAGCCAACTAAACCATGCAAACTCAAGGTTGCGTTGTTACTCCCCAGAGTTGTAACGGCCACCATACCCATGCTTTCATAATGAGCCCAAGTGGATGCTTTACAACTCCAGTATACCAAAACCTGAGAATCTATCTCGGCAGATATTTGACATCCTTTAAGTAACGCATAAAACGTGCCGGAGACTCTCATACGGCACCATTGAAGGTTTGTTCGAACCGCGCGAATCAGACGGTTGCTGTGTAGCCATGAGATAAAACGGCCGGCTCGCTTGGTATGACGATTGTTCTCCAACAACCACCGCAGTCAAAAGCAGACTTCCATACACCAGTGGCTCAAAATTTATGTTGATGCCgcagcttccttctcggctGCAGGCTTactctccttcttcttatcaTCCAAAGCCACCTTGTACAGCTCGTTCAGGTTGTAACGCTTCAGCTCCTCACTCTCCTTTCCATCGACAACCGAGACTCCGCAGAACGTCTTGACGCTAGTTAGTCTATAGTACTTCTGTGACACAGCGATAGGTGGAATACGCGAAGGAGGGGTGACCGCTTACCTGGAAAATCTCAACCAATACCACCTTGTCGGGATTGCTTAGGTTGACCTTGTGTTTAGGGTTGACCAAATCCGCAATCTTCTTTATCACGTCGCTCGATTTGAAGGCGGTGTGGTTGCGGATGTTGTACCTAATGGCGTACTGTAAGGGGGGGTTGTTAGATACATCAGACGGCACTGCTTGCgaatcatatcatcaacttACCGTGCAGGCTGCAGAGCCATCAGTCTCTTCATTTGAAGAAACTGCCTCAGCGGTAGGAGCATCCTCTCCTGACTCCTTCTTGAGTTCAAAGTGCGGGCCCATCACAGTCCGGGCTACACGCTCGATGCCCTTGTCGGTAGCCTTATCCGTGTCAAAGACAGGTGTTAAGCGGTTGATGTACTTGGTCTTGCGCTGCATCGGGTCCGGACAGTCCTTAGCATCCTGGCAAATCTTGGCGACGAGCCGGAGAGGCTCGATGGGCTTCACTGTCTTCATGAAAAAGACACAGTCAAGGCCAGTCCCAATCGCTGTAAAGGTCTGCTTTgtcttgggctttggctGTGACAGACTAGCCAATTCCTTCTCGATGGAAGCCTCAatgtcaccaccatcttcatcatcttcgcCCTCTCCATCCTCCTTCGGAGCTTGTACCCCAAAAAGCGATTCGCCGTACTGCATCAGGTTAGTTGAGTAAACCTGTAtactaacaaacaacagGCAAGTGAGCTGTAGTGGGCGAGTGACATACCTCGTCGCAGACAGTCTTGAACTCCCTTATGGCCTTGCCCCTCATACCTCTCGCGTAAGTCACCCAAATACcggcatcttcaacctctaGGGTTCTCCCTAGCTCCATCTGCTCgcttttcttggctttttggTGTGCCGTCTGCCACTTGCCAGACGCGCCTCCCTTTGATAAACGTCAGCTCATTTATTTCACGGAAGCCATTCAACACCCTCCAAGTCTGGCTGAAAGGTTAATTGCAAACAATGGCTCGTCCTTCGTGCTTaccttgctcttcttgaaggcTTGGCCATTGCCACCAGGGCCCTGCTTCCGCTTACCAGCACCGCCGCTCATAATGTTACTGTGTCGAGGTAGATAGATGATATGTGTGAAATTGGATTATTGTTGACCGTTGCCGTAGTAGTTCTTAAATGAAGTGAATAATTAAGCCTTGATGTTAGTTTTAAAGAGACTTTGATCCAGCTTGAGGTCGTTGCACGTGGAGAATTTTGGCGCGAGCGAATCACGTGGTGCCTTTGTCTACCTTGTAGGCTATGATCGAACAACCCAAATCTTGAATATTATGATACAATTGAAAGACTGGTTGAAAATTTGACTTTCTAATATGTCAATTTGTGTTTCCAGGATGTTTTGGTACAATGCCTTTATGTTGTTGGGTGTTATTTATTGAATGCATGTGTAGATCGAGTAACCTCAACATTGATGAAAGTTATATTAGTACTGAAGCTTATGATGCCTACGAGACAAGCATGTGAGCCGTCAAGGAGTTGACAAAATCGCTTTTCAATTTGAAATACATAAAACATAAAAAATTGTGCCCATTCTATAATATGAACCATTTAAACCATTATAATTAGCCCAACAGAGACTCCAATCAAAGGGTCAAGTGCAGCCGGATAGTCATCCTGAATATCTGTTAAGCAAGACCACTTTCCAAACCCCGTCTATCAATTAATGTAACCGTCTAgtgcttcttggcgttgTTCCTGGCACTAGCCTCAGCGGTCAGAACCAGAGCGCGAGGAGCGTCTTCCCTGGGCATATAGAGCTCGACAAATTGCAAGCACTCAGCAGCATTGAACTCCTTGTTGGTAAGGAGCTCGTTGAGTtcgttcttggtcttgatctggaAGGTCTTGCAAGTCTTCTCGCCACCGAAAACGCTGACGAGGTCCTTGTACTTCcagttgttgatgtcgttgtAGACAGCATCCATGCCGTGAATGAATCGTTCAATGGTGAAACCATCGTTGCAGATGACGAAACTAGGACAAAGTTAGTTTGGGAAACAATAGCTCCGAAACTTTGATCACTTACATTGTGGGCTTGAGGCCATGTCGGATCATGGTGCTCAGCTCCTGAGCAGTCAGTTGGAAAGATCCATCACCGACAAAGAGGATTGTTCGGCCGTCCTTGCCGGCATCCTTAGCAGCGAGAGCAGCACCCTGGCAGGCACCAACAGACCAGCCTATGCTGCCCCAGAGGACTTGACTGAGGGCGGTGACATTACGAGGGAATCGAGTGTCCCAGATGCCAAAGTTCGCGGTACCAGTCTCAGTGACAACAATGTCATTGGGGATGAGGTATTCACCAACGCGAGGCCAGAACCAGGCTTGTGTGATGGTCTCGGAGTCgtcgttgttcttctcaacctcgttcCTTACTTCGGGAATGGAAGGAGCAGGCATAGACTTGGGGTCGACcttgtcgatgatcttgcGGAGGACTCCGCGCATGGCAACGCCAGGGTATGTGGAGTATCGGACCTTGCAGTGAGTGCTGTGGAAATCAACTGAGTTAATTTGAGATGTGCGGTAGGAGAAACCAGTGGTATTGAAGTCACTCTTCAGGGCACCAATGGTGAGAAGGAGATCAGATTCCTCGACAATGGTCTGGGcacgaggaggatgagagccGTCACCGGCAAAGACACCGCCATAGTTGGGGTGGTCCTCGTTTACTGCACCCTTACCCATGGGGGTAACAAATACAGGGaggtcgagcttgtcaacaagCTGGTGAACCTCTTCGACAACACGGTGGCGGATGGCGCAGGAGTCGACCAAGATCACAGGGCGCTTGGCGGCGTACatggccttgaggatctcgtcaacaacaaagtcCTCGTTGCCAGGATCGTTCTTTGGCTCAGACAGGTCAATAGGGGTGTCGAGGCGAGCGCCCTCAACCTTTTCTTGGACCATGTCGGTAGGAACCATGATGTAGACAGGACGAGAGCGGAGCCAGCAGGTGCGGAGAGCAGTGTCGATCTGTTCGGCAATCTCAGAAggcttgttgagcttggcgaCGTTGCACGAGATTTGAGAGCTCATGTTGGCAAAGACGTCAAAGTCACCGTTGCCGAGAGTGTGGTGAAGTAGCATTTGATCACGCTGCGAGATGGTAGAGGGGCATCCAACAATATGGACAACGGGGATGTGCTCAGAGTAAGATCCAGCAACACCGTTGATGGCAGAGAGCTCTCCAACACCGAAGGTGGTGATGAGAGCAGCCATCTTGGTAACACGGGCGTAGCCATCGGCAGCATAGGCTGGGAGATGTTGTTAGTAAACggtatcatgatgaagctattcagATGAAGtggagtcatgatgaaacTTACCAGCATTGAGCTCGTTAACACTGCCGACCCACCTGAGGTTGCATTGTGGAAGATAGTCGAGAGCGACGAGGTTGTAATCGCCTGGAACGCCGTGAATAGATCGAACGCCGACCTCGTAGAGTCGCTTGAAGAGGTACTCAGCCACGTCAATTGGCTTTTGGAGGCTACTGTTGCTCATGATTGCGGTTTGATCGGTATGTTATGGAATGCTGTAGGCAAGATAAGGTTGGCTTGGAGGGGTaaaagatgagagaagctCGAGGCTTATTTATAGGTTGTATGAGGACGAGATGTGATGTGAGATGTCTAGGCTGGAAGTAACCAAGACAACCAAAAAGAGGAATTGGAAtggttggttgatgattgatCGGTGGaatgatgaggaaggaagaatGACATAACAGAGGAGGGGAAACGAAGGTGTTTATACCTTCCGTTGACGACACCACAGACAGTACATATCAAGGAAGGTAGGCAAGTAGTTGAAGCTTCCAATAGTGGAGGCGCGTACAGTACGGTGCAGCAACCAGCGCTTCACCAATGGGGGACCCTTGCGAGTTCCCTCTCTTCCAAACCTCGAATGGgttgatctgatctgatctgatgaATTGCCCAAAAATAAGACCATACTGCATGCACACAGGTAGCCCAGACCTGGACCCAGAGTTGGACCCAGAGTATAATCGGACCTGTCAAGGAGACAAGGCGGACATAAGCAAAGGAGATCAATCGTGTTGCTATTGCCCATGACTCTTGGGATAAAATCACGATATTTTATCGCTCGCGCCCGTAGTCAAGCGGCCGAAACCGCGATGCTAAGAACCTACtatctactacctaccttaCCTATTGGTTTGGATGGGCTTTCGGATGAGAAATAGTGGTGAGCATAATCCAGTGAATGGGTGTGTGATGAGTGGTGATGTAATGTCTTGTCAGCGCCACTGGACGGGAAGTTAGGCGGCTCTTCCACTAACGACCCGTATGGTTAGTAGATGCAGTAGCTCTCTCTCCCATATCTTTCTTTAGGTACTGTGATTTTCACTGTCGAATTCACGGTGAACTGCGACAAGCATGGAAAGAAAATCATATGATGCCATGTGCCTTGAAACGGGGCCCTCTTAATCGGGCAGACTTGAAAGGTGAACGGGTCTAAGAACGTCTAGAAACACTTCTTAGGCTGTATGTTGTCAATGCTACGGGATGAGTGGATCTCTTCCAGAGGAATCGcatgcttcttcaacaggGGGGGCATTTACGGGACCATGCCGCCAAGCACgatggaaaaagaaaggaaaactGCCAAAACCAGAGACTAAAACATATCATTGACAATATGGTTGCAGTAGTTAATCCACTGACCATAATATCATCTGCTAACTGTATCCTTACCTTCTTGACGTGGTTATTGAAGACGATGTCCCTCACTGACCGGGTAGTCCGAAGCTGTGCGGCCGAGTGTTGGCCGGGGCCATGCCGTAAAGATCACCACTTGGAATGGACAATGGCGTCGTCACAGTAAACCACGGCAATTGCTAACAGATACAGGATAACTGCGTATCAGATCCAGGGACCACGTATTCTTGTCGTTTTAACAGGGGCAACGGCGGTGGATGTCCATTAATCGGCAATTTTGTATGTACCTATCCATGCTGAAGATTAACAATTGCAATTATGTACTGCAACACATCTATCGGACAACCTGTCTACTCCGGGAGGGAGCAGCAACGTATTACATTGCATCTCGCATACGACCGTTACGTTCATGGTTGTCAGCAGCTACGTATGTGTAGTCATGGAGGCAAGAGATGACTACTAATGCATTGCATCGAGAAAATATCTCAATCAAATACCATCCTGTCCATTCATAAGTCACTATACTCGGTACTGCAATTGATCAAACCGACATACAAtcataaaacaaaacaataaCTAATTAGAATGACTCGTTGAAGGCATTACATGTCCGTAAAAGGCCCTTCCATCAAGCTCATGCCGAACTATAACGTGCTATCGACGTCCGATTTACACGAACAAGCCTTTACTTTCCTATGCTTTCCGCTCCCTGCCGTCAAATTCTCATGGGCGCCAAACCGATATCGTGTTACAATTTGCGGAACCATGATAATTAATTCTTGTCGTCCACGAATAGAGAGCATGGATTCAGCGAGGGGCAATGGCATGTGTGGTCTGACGTTGTAGGGTATGATAACCCGAGATATAGGAATCTAGTGGGTACTAATTCATACACCACCTTGACCCTAGCCTTGCCACACAGAGCCGTTTTGGCACAGCTTGATTTTCATTTCTTTTGCCAAAATAACGGCCCGGTAGTTACGTTGTGCGGCGTTGTCATGGATGTCAGATCATTCTTATCGCGCCTAAAGGGAGTTCTCCGAAAACAACAGGGATGCTCGGGTCGAGACAGCACGATGCAAGGGTACCAACTGGCGAGATCCGATCACTGGGAATTTCTACCTTTGTTATTTGGTTCCTGAGTTCGACTGCTTTCATCGCAATAATTAGCTTGTACCACATTTCTGATTGCTTTATTTATTCATATTCACAGAGCCTTAACTAGCAATGAAAACATTGAGAGCCATGTAGCGATGGCCCCTGTGAATATTAATGAATTGTAGTCCTCGTTTCGTTCTAGGCTGTGAAATTATACATCCAACTATCCTGAGATGAGATTCTATGTATGCGGTTCTATCTCCGATCCTTAATCTTACCATATTATACATGCTATTCTCTTCGCGTCTGCAACAGATGTCGTTGCTGTTCATCGGTCCGGCATCCACCACGTGTATCCACATAACGTCCAACGGTCCATCATGTCATTCCGCAATCGTACACCGCACACCGAAGGCCCTTGCTCTTTGGAACCACGATgagtcgaggttgagaaatgCCCATCTCTTGTATCGATACGCGCGCTAAGCTCCCGGCCCGACCGTCGATCCAACAGCCAGCCTTAACCTCTCAGCTCGGCTCGCTCAGGCCAGGATAGCGACAGTGACAGCTTAGTCACATCGGCCATCCTTCCAACCTGTCCGCCATCGTTCCTCCCACTTGGAACAGTCAAACTCAGGCTTACCCAGCTTACGGTTGACATCGTTGTGAGCGCCGCACAGCCACTTGCCAAACTCATCCCGGCTGTTGACCTGTGGCGCTTCACGTTTGAGGTAGCCCTGGAAGTCCTCGGCACATACCCAGCATGGATATAACTTTGAGAATAGACCGACGAAACTCAAAAGATCCGATTTCTGTCCAGTAGATGGTCTCTCTGGATACTGTGCTGCAATAGAGTGAAGCAGCGTCCATGTACTTCGGCCTAGTACCTCAACATCAGGAGGGCACTCGGCTGGAGGACGCTGAGTCTTTGCTTCTGCATCTTGTTTTAGTGTGCTCTTTGTTtgagaagcccaagcagCGAAAGAAGTGCAGTTTCGACATCTGAACAAGGGTCAGTTAAACAAGGCTCCATTCACAGGGTGTCGATTCCGACAAAACTTACGGCTTGCCATCAGGGCCCAGTACTACACCTTTTGGGATCTTCTTAGGTGGCCCGGCAGAGCCTCCTGCGGGTAATGAGGCAGGGGCAACAGCCTGCTGTTGATCGTTGGGATCACTCGACATTGAGTGGTGCCACTGAGTGGGAGGTATGAGTGAGTGGATGTATGTCACCGTGTTTGGATGTGGCTGCCAAAGGAATTAGGGTAACCCAAGTAATAAGACGGGAATCTAATTCGGCGCTTCCGGAGAACAGCAAGCAAATAATCTATAATCCAACGTCAACAAACAAATGCCGAGGTATTCAGGAATCGAGAAACTGGCAGCAATTCGACCTGGGAAGCCTTTTGCAATTCTCGTGGCGTGACGTCGATTTGTCAGCCCAGTCTGGCAGTCTggataagaaaaagaagctaAAATACAATTCTATGGATATCATGGATCCCACCGCCTTATCGATAAGCACAGCGCCTTCCGTGCAGTTTCCAAAGGGCAAGTAAGGATATTTTTAGGCCGGAGCAACGCCGCTTTCCGGGTGAATATGGGGCGAGCAGCCCACTTTCGTCAATCACTTATCCTACTATCACCTTAGTACTAAGGTATTCTTATTCTCGCATTGATGTTATCCAAAAAAATCTAACAGTCACATCACTGCATGTTTCTGAATTTCCTAACTGGCTACTAACCTATGTTGCTGGAAGACCTCTGAACTACCGAAAGACAATGCCTTCCAATCTAGCTCCCAGCGTAACAAAAATCCCCATCCAGTCCATGGCTTcgaagaaagagagaaggacTCGGAAAtactgacgatgatgagcaaCCAAAGCACGTTCTAAGAAACGTGATTCGGCACCAGATGAATGAGCTCAGGCAGGTTTCGAAATTTTGGTTCTGCTCCAGTAAGACTGAGATATCATTCACAGCCCTTTTAGCTTCAATCGATTGGTCATAACTCTACATCCAAATGTATTTG
This is a stretch of genomic DNA from Fusarium graminearum PH-1 chromosome 4, whole genome shotgun sequence. It encodes these proteins:
- a CDS encoding pyruvate decarboxylase; amino-acid sequence: MSNSSLQKPIDVAEYLFKRLYEVGVRSIHGVPGDYNLVALDYLPQCNLRWVGSVNELNAAYAADGYARVTKMAALITTFGVGELSAINGVAGSYSEHIPVVHIVGCPSTISQRDQMLLHHTLGNGDFDVFANMSSQISCNVAKLNKPSEIAEQIDTALRTCWLRSRPVYIMVPTDMVQEKVEGARLDTPIDLSEPKNDPGNEDFVVDEILKAMYAAKRPVILVDSCAIRHRVVEEVHQLVDKLDLPVFVTPMGKGAVNEDHPNYGGVFAGDGSHPPRAQTIVEESDLLLTIGALKSDFNTTGFSYRTSQINSVDFHSTHCKVRYSTYPGVAMRGVLRKIIDKVDPKSMPAPSIPEVRNEVEKNNDDSETITQAWFWPRVGEYLIPNDIVVTETGTANFGIWDTRFPRNVTALSQVLWGSIGWSVGACQGAALAAKDAGKDGRTILFVGDGSFQLTAQELSTMIRHGLKPTIFVICNDGFTIERFIHGMDAVYNDINNWKYKDLVSVFGGEKTCKTFQIKTKNELNELLTNKEFNAAECLQFVELYMPREDAPRALVLTAEASARNNAKKH